GCGGGCCAGGTCCAGCGTCTGCCCCATATGCGTCAATCCTCCAGCCCCTTGACCACGGCCAGGCCCGCCGCGGCCTGGCAGGTCGGCATCAGCTCGATCTGGTTGATGTTCACATGCGCCGGCAGGCCCATCACCCAGGATACGGTTTCGGCGATGTCCTCGGGCAGGATGGGATGGGTGCCCTGGTACACGGCGGCGGCCTTGGCGTCGTCGCGCAGGCGCACGGTGCTGAATTCGCTGCCGCCGCACAGGCCGGGTTCCAGGTTGGTCACGCGCACCCGCGTCCCCAGCAGGTCGCAGCGCAGGTTGCGCATGAACTGCGACACGAACGCCTTGGACGCGCCGTACACATTGGCCCCCTGATACGGATAGGTCCCGGCCGTGCTGCCCAGCGAGATGACGTGCCCGCGATTGCGCGCGACCATCCCCGGCAGCAGGGCGCGGGTGATTTCGACCAGGCCCGTCACGTTGGTCGCGATCATCTGCTGCCAGTCCGCGATCGTGGCGTCCTGCGCCTTGTCCAGGCCCAGGGCCAGGCCGGCATTGTTGACCAGGACATCGATTTCCTGCCAGCCGGGGGGCAGGCTGCCCGGCAGGGCCGCCAGGGCGTCGGCATCGTTCATGTCCAGGCGGAAGGGCAGCAGCGATGGCCCCAGCGCCTTCGCCAGCGCGTCCAGGCGGTCCTGGCGTCGCCCGGTCGCGATCACCCGATAGCCGTCATGCACCAATCGTTCCGCGATCGCGCGGCCGAATCCCGCCGTCGCCCCCGTCACCAGTACCTTCATCGCCATCGCCGGCCCCTCCTTTTCCATTCGCTGCGTATTAAGCGCCATTCGCCCAGGGGTCGCAAATGTGACGGCCGCGAATTCGGGCGGGCCGCAAATCGGCGCATCATGGTTGCAATGCCGGTCGGTTCTGTTTCTATGGACGGAATGTTCCCCGTTTCCCCCACATCGGCCGCGTCACTGACCGGGTCCCTGCTGGTGGCCAGCCCCGCCCTGGCCGATACCCCCTTCGCGCGCAGCGTCATCTTCCTGTGCGCCCATGTGCCCGGGCAGGGCGCGATGGGCCTGATCGTGAACCGGCGCCTGCCGCAGCCGGGACTGGACGACGTGCTGGGGCAACTGGGGATCGACCCCGTGCCGCCGCGCCGACGGATCGACCTGTGCGCCGGCGGGCCGGTGGACGGGGGGCGGGGCTTCGTCCTGCATTCGTCGGACTGGACGGGCGAGGGCAGCATGTCCATCGACGGCGAGACCACCCTGACCGCCAGCCTGGACGTGCTGCGCGACATCGCCGACGGCGCCGGCCCCCGCCGCGCGCTGCTGGCACTGGGCCATGCAAGCTGGCAGGACGACCAGCTGGAAGACGAGATCATCCACCGCAATGCCTGGCTGCCCGCCCCGGCCAGCGACGATATCCTGTTCGGATCGGATCACCGGGCGAAATGGCGGCAGGCCCTGGCCGCGATCAATATCGACCCGATCCGGCTGAGCGCCCTGGCCGGCCACGCCTGAGACGCTGCGTCCGGGCAGAGGTCCCGACCCCATCGCGCGCGGCGTGGCACAAGGTTTGCGTGGTGAAACGGCATCATGTCAGCGCACAGCCACGGACCGCCATCCATCCTGGATCTTCTGGAACGGCCGGAGGCCGGGACGTTGCAGGCTGCCTTTCGGGCGGTGACGTTCCAGCGCGGCCAGCGCCTGTCGAACCTTGAGGATACCGATTCCATATTCATCGTCCGGACGGGGCGGCTGCGGGCCTTTCTGCTGGCCTTCGACCGGGAGCTGAGCCTGGCCTACCTGCATCGCGGCGACATGTTCAGCACCCATACGCGGGTGCAGATGGAAGCCAGCGAGGTCACGCACCTGCTGATGGCCCGCCGGTCCGCGATCGAACGCATATCGGCCGATCATCCGGCGCTGCAGCATGCGCTGATCCATGGCCTGGCCCGAATCCTGGGCCAGACCATCACGTTGCTGGAGGATTTGGCCTTCCATCATGCCAGGGGCCGGATCGCCCGCTATATCCTGCGCAGCGCGGCCCATGCCGGCATCGGCATCGAAGGTGGCCAGGTCGTTCCGCTGTCGCTGGGCATGGAGGACATGGCCGCGCTGCTGGGAACGACCCGCCAGACGGTCTCGACCGAATTCAACGCGATGATCCGCGAGGGCGCGTTTTCGCGCGAACGGCGGGGGTACCTCCGCCTGGGCGACGTCGCGCTGCTGAAGAACTGGGCCAGCGGAGAAGAAACGCGGCTGGCGTAAGGCGGTAAACACCGGATCTGTCGCCTGGCTGACAGACGGCACGCGCGGACCGTTCCATACTCCGCCCCCGGTTCATGAAGGCAAGCGTGGAAAATGACCGAGCAGATCGACCGATATGTCAGCTTCCGGAACGTGGAATGGGAACGCAGGACGGCGGAAGTCTTCGCCCTGCTGCAACCCCATTTCGACGGAAGCACCAGCCCGTTCTGGGACTATTTCCTCCGGCAGCGCGTCATCGCGCACGCGCAGGGGCTGGACGACCTGCGGGTGCTGCACAATTTCCTGCCCACCCTGAAGGACCTTCTGGAAGAGCTGGATGACGAGCGGACGCTGTCCAGGCTCGAGGAACTCGAAGTCCTGTGCATGTAGCGCGGATCATTCCGGCAGCCTGACCGGGCGGCGCGGCGGCAGGGGCGGCAGCGGGTCGCGGGCCGTATCGCGCACGCTTTCGTACACCAGCATCAGATGGCCGTCGCGGGCGAAGCTGCCGCATTCGGTCATGCCGATCCCCCCCAGGATGGTGCGCGAGGCGATGTTGGTGTCGCGCGTCACCGCGATCACGCGGCGGATCCCCGCATCATGGGCGAAGCTGAGCACCGCCGACGCGGCCTCGCGCGCCAGGCCGCGCCCGGCGGCCCACGGCCACAGGGCGAAGCGCAGGCCCAGGCCCCGCCCGTCGGGGCGTTCATGCAGGCCGGTCATGCCGATGAAGCGTCCGTCCTCGCGAATCGCGAAGATCCCGACGCCGCGCCGCGCCCAGCAGGCCAGGTCGTCGGCCATGTCGGATTCGGCCTGCTGCCGGCTGCGGATTCCGCCCAGCATCATGCCGAACGCGCCGGCATCGGCCTTCAGCCGGGCCATGTCGTCCATGTCCCGCCACGAAATCGGTTCCAGTACCAGCCGGGGGGTGCGGATCTGGCCGCCGGCAATCGGCATGCGTGCCTCCCACCCCGTCCGCCCGGCCGGCTGCCCCCAGGGGCCGCGGCGCGGATGATGCGCCAGGGCCGAAACCGGCGGCGCGTCAGACCCTGACGGCGGCCGCGCCATGTGGGCCACCCGGGGCGGCGCCGTCAGGGGCGCGCATGGCGGGCCGGACCGTTCAGCGTGCGAGCGGGCGGTATTTGATCCGTCCCGGCTCGGTCGCGTCAGGGCCCAGTCGGCGTCGCTTGTCCTCTTCATAGGCCTGGAAATTACCCTCGAACCATTCGACGTGGCTGTCGCCCTCGAAGGCCAGGATATGCGTCGCCAGGCGGTCGAGGAACCAGCGGTCATGGCTGATGATCACGGCGCAGCCGGCGAATTCCGCCAGCGCATCTTCCAGCGCGCGCAGCGTGTCCACGTCCAGGTCGTTGGTCGGTTCGTCCAGCAGGATGACGTTGCTTTCCCGGCGCAGCATCTTGGCCAGGTGCACGCGGTTGCGCTCGCCGCCCGACAGGATGCCGACCTTCTTCTGCTGGTCCGCGCCCTTGAAGTTGAACGCGCCGACATAGGCCCGCGACGGCACCGCGCGCTTGCCCAGATAGATGACGTCGGTGCCGCCGGAAATTTCCTCCCACACCGTCTTGTCGTCATCCAGGCTGTCGCGCGACTGGTCCACATAACCCAGCTTGACGGTCTCCCCGACCTTCAGCGAGCCCGCGTCGGGCTCTTCCTGCCCCACGATCATGCGGAACAGGGTGGACTTGCCCGCGCCGTTGGGCCCGATGACCCCCACGATGCCGCCCGGCGGCAGCTTGAAGCTGAGGTCGTCGATCAGCAGCCGGTTGCCGAACGCCTTGCGCAGGTCCTCGGCTTCGATCACCGTGCCGCCCAGGCGGGGGCCCGGCGGAATGACGATGTCGGCGGTGCCGCCGGCACGCTCGGCGTTCAGGGCCAGCATTTCCTCGTAGCGGGCGATACGCGACTTGCTCTTGGCCTGGCGCGCCTTGGGGCTGGACCCGATCCATTCCTGCTCGGCCGCCAGGGCCCGCTGGCGGGCGCTTTCTTCCTTTTCCTCCTGGGCCAGGCGCTTGCGCTTCTGTTCGAGCCACGAGGAATAATTGCCCTGGAACGGGAAGCCCCGGCCGCGCTCCAGCTCCAGGATCCAGTTGGTGACGTTGTCCAGGAAGTAGCGGTCATGGGTGATGACCATCACCGTGCCCTGGTAGTCGCGCAGCGTGCGTTCCAGCCACGCCACGCTTTCGGCGTCCAGATGGTTGGTCGGTTCGTCCAGCAGCAGCAGGTCGGGCTTTTCCAGCAGCAGGCGGCACAGCGCCACGCGCCGGCGCTCGCCGCCCGACAGGCGGGTCACGGCGCTTTCGGCCGGCGGGCAGCGCAGCGCGTCCAGCGCGATGTCGATCTTGCGGTCCAGTTCCCAGCCGTCGCCGGCATCGATCTTTTCCTGCAGTTCGGCCTGTTCGGCCAGCAGGGCGGTCATTTCGTCGTCCGACATCGGCTCGGCGAACAGCATCGAGATTTCGTTGAAGCGATCGACGGCGGTCTTCAGCGCGCCGAAGCCCAGCGCCACGTTCTCGCCGACCGTCAGCGATTCGTCCAGCTTGGGCTCCTGCTCCAGATAGCCGATCCGGGCGCCCTCGGCGGCCCAGGCCTCGCCGCCGAATTCCTTCTCGATCCCGGCCATGATCTTCAGCAGGGTGGATTTGCCGGCGCCGTTGACGCCCAGCACCCCGATCTTGACCCCCGGCAGGAAGGACAGGGTGATGCCCTTGAAGACCTCGCGCCCGCCCGGATACGCCTTGGTCAGGTCCTTCATCACATAGACATATTGCGTGGCGGCCATGACGAGGGCTCCCGGTATCCAGAGAAAGAGGTAGAAAAACGCCGGCCCGCATCCCCGGTCCAAGGGGGCGTGGGCCGGACCAAAGCCTGCGCCCGGCAGGACTTGAACCCGCAACCAAGCCGTTATGAGCGGCCCGCTCTAACCAATTGAGCTACGGGCGCGCAGGCCGGTCCTCACTTCGCCCATGTTCGGCCGTTTGGCAAGCCTTATAGGGATGCTTGGCAATGGGGACACGCCTCGATAGGTTCGACGGTCTCTTTTCTGTTCCGTAGAGTGTGGAGCGCCGCCATGGATGTGTCGAAAATCTCGCCCGGCAAGGACGTACCGTTCGATATCAACGTCGTCATCGAGATCCCGCAGGGATCGTCGGTGAAATACGAGATCGACAAGGACAGCGGCGCCATCGTCGTCGACCGCGTCCTGTTCACGCCGATGGCCTATCCGGCCGCCTACGGCTTCATTCCCAACACGCTGGCCGCCGATGGCGACCCGGCCGACGCGCTGGTGCTGATCCCGGCCCCGGTGGTGCCCGGCGCCGTGATCCGCGCGCGCCCGATCGGCATGCTGCGCATGGAAGACGAAAGCGGCCAGGACGAAAAGATCGTCTGCGTGCCGCACGACAAGGTGCACCCGTACTATTCCAAGGTCGAGAAGATCGAGGACCTGCCCGAAATCGTCATCCAGGAGATCGAGCATTTCTTCACCCGCTACAAGGACCTGGAGAAGGGCAAGTGGGTCAAGGTGGCCGGCTGGGCCGGTCGCGAGGAAGCGGGCGAGGTGATCAAGGCCTCGCTGGCGGCGGCCGAGAAGTAAGCCGGTGGGCCGGGGCCCCGCCCCGGCCTTTCCCGCCCCTACCGTTCCGCCCCGCGTCCGGCGGACAGGATGATCGCGGCGCCCGCCAGGCAGATCGCGACCCCGGCCGCGTCGCGTAGCGTGACCGGCCGCCCTTCGACCAGCCGCAGCCAGACGATGGCGCCGACGATATAGATCCCGCCATAGGCCGCGAAGGTGCGGCCCGCCGTGTCGCTGTCCACCAGCGTCAGCAGCCAGCCGAACAGCGCCAGGCTGGCCATGCCCGGCAGCAGCACCCACGCCCCCGCCCCGGCCCGCCGCCAGCACCACCAGGCATAGCATCCGCCGATCTCGCACAGCGCGGCGGCGGCATAGACCGCGAACGACCCCAGCAGCATCCGCACCGTCAGGCCGACCGCGCCGCGATCCGCAGGGACGCGCGGCCCCGCCGCCCCTGGCGCACCATCCGGTCGATCAGGTCCCGATACCGTGCCATGTACTCCCCCATATCCAGTGTCCGTTCGGCCTGCCGGCGGGCGGCGCGGCGCAGGCGGGTGGCCAGCGCGCGGTCCTCCAGCACCTCCAGCACCCCGGCCGCGATGCCGTCCGGGTCCAGGAACGGCACCAGGCGGCCCGTCCGCCCGTCGGACAGGAATTCGCGCACCGGCGCCGTATCGCTGCCGACGATCGCGCATCCCATGGCCATGGCCTCGCGCAACGACCAGGACGCCACGAACGGATAGGTCAGGTAGACATGCGCGTCGGACCGGCGCAGCAGGGCGCGGAACACGTCGTACTCCACCTTGCCGGGGAAATGGACGCGGTCAAGGTCGATCCGCCCCGCCAGTTCGGCCAGCATCCGCGCCCGCCACGACCCGGCCGGCAGGCGCGCGCCATAGCTGACCCCATCCCCGCCCACCAGCACGACCCGCACGTCCGGCCGCGCCGCCAGGATGCGCGGCAGCGCGCGCATGAAGACATGGAAGCCGCGATAGGGTTCCAGGTCACGCGCGACATAGGTCACCAGCCGGTCGCGCGGCGCGATGGCGATCTCGCCGATCCGCAGCGTCCGCCGGAACGCCGCCGGATCGGGCGAGCAGGCGGCCAGGTCCACGCCCTCGGGCAGGATTTCGATCCCGCCGCGCGCCCAGGCGGGATAGGTCATCCATTGAAAGCGGGTGGGGGTCTGGCCCTGGACAGTCCCATCGCCGCCGCCCGCCAGCGCCTGCAGGTTGATGGCGTTCCTGGCGCGAATGACCGGCAGGCTGCCGCGGGGCGACGGGAATTCGGGGTCGAAGCCCACATCCAGCGCGTCGGCATGGTAGAAGAATTCGAAATAGCCCAGCACGGGCACGCCGGGGAACACGTCCCCCATATTCAGCAACTCGCCCCAGCCGTGATGGCCGATCACGATGTCGGGGCGATAGCCCAGGTCGCGCAGGCTGGCCGCCGCCCGCGCGACCGATTCGGCCCGCAGCATCGCCAGGTCGAAATCCCGCGCCGCCGGATGAACCCCCGGGGCCCCGCCGCGCGGCGGGCGATAGGCCACCCGCCGCACCCCGGGCAGGTGGTTGTCGTTCGGTTCGCTGATGAAGACGATCTCGTTGCCCGGGTCCTGCCGCAGGTGGCGCAGCAGGTGCAGGTACTGACCGGGAAAATGCTGGTGGACGAACAGATATCTCAAAACGCCATCCCGCGCCGCGCCGGTTACGACCCTCCGCGCGACGTCTTCCGGCGCGCGGCCCTCTGCCTGCGCGCCTTCACAGTTCCACCCGCGACCCCGGCGCCTTGCGGGCCCGGCCGGGGCGCACCGGATCGATCGGCGGGGCTTCCGCCAGGGGGCTTCGGCCTTCGCGCGGCGGGCCCGCGTCGCGCCGGTTTCGGCACGGCGGGGGCGGGATCGGGGGCGGAGACGATCGCCAGCAGGGCCTCTTCCTCCGCGTCCGGGGTTTCGGCGACGTCCAGCGGCGCGATATCGATGCGAAAGGCCTCCAGCGGGGCCAGGCTCTCGGCCTCGACCACCGCGCCGTCACCGGTCGGCCCCGCCCGCGTGCCGTCGGTGAAGCTGGCCGAGACACGGCAGGAAAACCGGCGCGCGGCCTCGGGCTTCAACCGCACGCGCAGGCCCAGGATCGGCAGGGCCATGCCCCGGCTGCCGCAATACTGGCCCCCCGCCGACCAGGGCGACAGCCAGCCGCGCCCCAGCACCGCCTGGTATTCGATGTCCTCGGCCGCGATCAGGCGGGTGGGCACGACGGCGAACCCCTCGATCCAGGCCTTGCTGCCGGAACGCCCATGCCCCTCCTCCATGGCGGACACCACATCCCCCCGGCGCTGGATATTGGCCGTGATGCCCCCGCCGGGCTGTGCCGGCGCGGGTGCGGAGGGCGTCGGGACCAGGCCGGGCGTGGATTCCACTCCCTGCGGCACCGGCACCGGGGTCGGCCCCGGCATATCGGCCAGGCGCACGACCTTCAGGCGCGGGATCTCCGACGCCAGGATCGGGTCCTGGTAGAAGGTGACCAGCACCTGCGCCGCGTTGGCCGGCACGCGCACCAGCGCCGCATTGCGCGCGGCGCCCAGCCAGCCATCGGCGTCGAAGGTCACGATCGCCACCCCGGCGCCCGCCGCCCCCGGCGCGCGCGAAATCCGCACCCCCGGCAGGTCCTCCGCGCCGCCCTGATGGAACGTCCCCCGGTCGAATCCCGGGCCGGGATCGGGCTGCGGCGCGTGGAAGACGCAGTACAGCCCAGGGTCCAGGGTCATCAGGTGGCCCGCGACCTTCAGATCCACGATCCGGCCCTGGCTTTCGGTCATGCTGTCCGGCATCGGGTTCTCCCTTTTCCCCGTGGGCCCGTACGCCCCGTTTCAGGCATAGGAGAGCAAAAACGTATTCAATTCGTGAATCGGCATACCCAATGGCAGGACCCGGCCCCGGCCCGTGCGCCGCACCCGTTCGGCCATGGCCCCCAGGTCGAAGACCACGGCCCGCAGGCCGGCCCGCCACGCCAGCCCCAGCGCGAAACACCAGGTCTCCGGCCACACCGAGGGCAGCAGCGCCAGGTCCGCCCCCTGCGCCGCCAGCAGGGCGACGGAATCGGATTCGCGGTATGGGCCGGTGACGAACACCCGGCCGGTGCCGATCAGCGCGTCGTCGTCGGGCGTGTGGCCCACCACCACGAATTCCAGATTCAGGTCCCGCGCCGCCGCGTCCCGCGCGGCCTCCAGCAGGATGCCATAACCCTTCTCGACCCCGATCGCGCCGGGCACCGCCACGCGCACCCGGCCGGCGGGCCGCGCGCGTCCCGCCGGCGCCGCCCCGCCACAAGCC
This genomic stretch from Gluconacetobacter diazotrophicus PA1 5 harbors:
- a CDS encoding SDR family NAD(P)-dependent oxidoreductase, with translation MAMKVLVTGATAGFGRAIAERLVHDGYRVIATGRRQDRLDALAKALGPSLLPFRLDMNDADALAALPGSLPPGWQEIDVLVNNAGLALGLDKAQDATIADWQQMIATNVTGLVEITRALLPGMVARNRGHVISLGSTAGTYPYQGANVYGASKAFVSQFMRNLRCDLLGTRVRVTNLEPGLCGGSEFSTVRLRDDAKAAAVYQGTHPILPEDIAETVSWVMGLPAHVNINQIELMPTCQAAAGLAVVKGLED
- a CDS encoding YqgE/AlgH family protein translates to MFPVSPTSAASLTGSLLVASPALADTPFARSVIFLCAHVPGQGAMGLIVNRRLPQPGLDDVLGQLGIDPVPPRRRIDLCAGGPVDGGRGFVLHSSDWTGEGSMSIDGETTLTASLDVLRDIADGAGPRRALLALGHASWQDDQLEDEIIHRNAWLPAPASDDILFGSDHRAKWRQALAAINIDPIRLSALAGHA
- a CDS encoding Crp/Fnr family transcriptional regulator, coding for MSAHSHGPPSILDLLERPEAGTLQAAFRAVTFQRGQRLSNLEDTDSIFIVRTGRLRAFLLAFDRELSLAYLHRGDMFSTHTRVQMEASEVTHLLMARRSAIERISADHPALQHALIHGLARILGQTITLLEDLAFHHARGRIARYILRSAAHAGIGIEGGQVVPLSLGMEDMAALLGTTRQTVSTEFNAMIREGAFSRERRGYLRLGDVALLKNWASGEETRLA
- the cowN gene encoding N(2)-fixation sustaining protein CowN; its protein translation is MTEQIDRYVSFRNVEWERRTAEVFALLQPHFDGSTSPFWDYFLRQRVIAHAQGLDDLRVLHNFLPTLKDLLEELDDERTLSRLEELEVLCM
- a CDS encoding GNAT family N-acetyltransferase, whose protein sequence is MPIAGGQIRTPRLVLEPISWRDMDDMARLKADAGAFGMMLGGIRSRQQAESDMADDLACWARRGVGIFAIREDGRFIGMTGLHERPDGRGLGLRFALWPWAAGRGLAREAASAVLSFAHDAGIRRVIAVTRDTNIASRTILGGIGMTECGSFARDGHLMLVYESVRDTARDPLPPLPPRRPVRLPE
- the ettA gene encoding energy-dependent translational throttle protein EttA — translated: MAATQYVYVMKDLTKAYPGGREVFKGITLSFLPGVKIGVLGVNGAGKSTLLKIMAGIEKEFGGEAWAAEGARIGYLEQEPKLDESLTVGENVALGFGALKTAVDRFNEISMLFAEPMSDDEMTALLAEQAELQEKIDAGDGWELDRKIDIALDALRCPPAESAVTRLSGGERRRVALCRLLLEKPDLLLLDEPTNHLDAESVAWLERTLRDYQGTVMVITHDRYFLDNVTNWILELERGRGFPFQGNYSSWLEQKRKRLAQEEKEESARQRALAAEQEWIGSSPKARQAKSKSRIARYEEMLALNAERAGGTADIVIPPGPRLGGTVIEAEDLRKAFGNRLLIDDLSFKLPPGGIVGVIGPNGAGKSTLFRMIVGQEEPDAGSLKVGETVKLGYVDQSRDSLDDDKTVWEEISGGTDVIYLGKRAVPSRAYVGAFNFKGADQQKKVGILSGGERNRVHLAKMLRRESNVILLDEPTNDLDVDTLRALEDALAEFAGCAVIISHDRWFLDRLATHILAFEGDSHVEWFEGNFQAYEEDKRRRLGPDATEPGRIKYRPLAR
- the ppa gene encoding inorganic diphosphatase, whose amino-acid sequence is MDVSKISPGKDVPFDINVVIEIPQGSSVKYEIDKDSGAIVVDRVLFTPMAYPAAYGFIPNTLAADGDPADALVLIPAPVVPGAVIRARPIGMLRMEDESGQDEKIVCVPHDKVHPYYSKVEKIEDLPEIVIQEIEHFFTRYKDLEKGKWVKVAGWAGREEAGEVIKASLAAAEK
- a CDS encoding YnfA family protein, with product MLLGSFAVYAAAALCEIGGCYAWWCWRRAGAGAWVLLPGMASLALFGWLLTLVDSDTAGRTFAAYGGIYIVGAIVWLRLVEGRPVTLRDAAGVAICLAGAAIILSAGRGAER
- a CDS encoding glycosyltransferase family 4 protein gives rise to the protein MRYLFVHQHFPGQYLHLLRHLRQDPGNEIVFISEPNDNHLPGVRRVAYRPPRGGAPGVHPAARDFDLAMLRAESVARAAASLRDLGYRPDIVIGHHGWGELLNMGDVFPGVPVLGYFEFFYHADALDVGFDPEFPSPRGSLPVIRARNAINLQALAGGGDGTVQGQTPTRFQWMTYPAWARGGIEILPEGVDLAACSPDPAAFRRTLRIGEIAIAPRDRLVTYVARDLEPYRGFHVFMRALPRILAARPDVRVVLVGGDGVSYGARLPAGSWRARMLAELAGRIDLDRVHFPGKVEYDVFRALLRRSDAHVYLTYPFVASWSLREAMAMGCAIVGSDTAPVREFLSDGRTGRLVPFLDPDGIAAGVLEVLEDRALATRLRRAARRQAERTLDMGEYMARYRDLIDRMVRQGRRGRASLRIAARSA